The sequence TTGAAATAGATAAGGAAACATGTATAAACTGTGGTGTTTGTGAAGAGATGTGTCCTGCAGATGCCATAACATTGGATTACAAGTTACCTACTTCTGATGACCCAACAATAGCTTCAGACATCAACGTTGACAAGGATAAATGTGTTTACTGTCTTGTGTGTAAAAAGGCATGCCCAGTTAACGCAATAAAAGCAGCCTGCAGAATATGTTCCTACGGTGAGTACGACATCAAACCTGAGGATGCTGAAGTCAAAGGAGACTCATTCATAGATGATGAAGCATGTGTGAAATGTGGATGGTGTGAGGACATCTGTCCAGTGGATGCTGCAAGCGTTACCAAACCATTCGAGGGTAAACTCGAACATGATGATGAAACATGCCAGGGATGTGAAACCTGTGTTATGGTATGTCCATGTAACGCACTGTCATTCCCACAGCCTGCAGAATCTGGTGATAAAGAGGCAAAACTCTACATGGATGAGAAATACTGCATATACTGCGGTGCATGTGAAAGATCCTGCCCAGTGAGTGCAATAGATGTCACAAGAACCAAGATCAACAGCACACCAATAAGATCAAAATCCTGGGAAAAAGCTTTCGAATCAGTTAAAAACTGAAGAAAAAAAATTATTTTTTTTAATCAGTGACAGTTCGTAGCTGAAGTTTCTACATGCACAATCTTTAATAGGTAGAAACACTCCCAAATATTTAAAAATATAATATGAACTAAAGGCTTCAAATTGTAATTAGAAAAGCCAAAAATTTAATTGGAGGTAATTTAATGCCAATTGGACTAGTAGTATATCGAGACCTTTGCCATGGATGTGGGAACTGTGTTATCTCATGTCCTGTCAATGCGTTAAACAGTCCTGAGGTCGCTGGAGGAAAGGGACCTACAGATGATGCAGACATGATAATGATAGTAGAGGATGGAAGGGTAAACCTCAAACATGTAGATCTATGTGGAAAATGTGGTACATGTATTGAAACATGTCCTGTAAACGCCATAAAACTTGAAGAGCTGGAGGAAGCCAAATGAGGGTTATATTAAACACAGGCAGAACAGTATGGCAGGGACAGGCAATAGAGTCTGGTAAGGATCTCCCAATGTTCATAAACGCAGCAGCCATATGTCACATTAACCATGATATGATGGAAAAACTGGGTATTAAAGCTGGAGACAATGTAAAAATAGTTTCTGAATATGGAGACGTTGTTGTCAAAGCAGTGAATACAAACGAAGAACTTCCAGAGGGAATGGTTTACGTCCCAATGGGTCCATGGGCAAACAGAGTTGTAAGGCCTAACACAGATTCTACAGCAACACCTAGTTTCAAAAACATCCCCGTTGAGCTAACACCTACAGAAGAGCCAGTTCTTGACATGCCTACTCTCATGAAAGTATACGGGAAAATTTCAAATTACTAACGGTTTTAGGAGGATTTTCGTTGGAACGTATAATAAAAAATGGAATTGTTTATGATCCACTAAACAACATCGATGGAGAGAAGATGGACATCTGTATAAAAGATGGTAAAATAGTGGACAGCGTAAGTGAAGATGCAGACGTCATAGATGCATCTGGAAAAGTAGTAATGCCTGGAGGTGTGGACCCACACACCCACATAGCAGGTCCAAAGGTCAACGTTGGAAGGATGTTCCGTCCAGAAGACAGTAAAAAAGACGTTGAAGGTAAAACAAACCTTAAAAGAGCAGGAAGTGGATTTTCAGTCCCTTCAACATTCATGACAGGTTACAGATACGCTCAGATGGGTTACACAACTGCAATGGAAGCAGCAATGCCTCCACTCCTTGCAAGACACACCCACGAGGAATTTCATGACACACCATTCCTTGACCATGCAGCATACCCGCTCTTCGGTAACAACTGGTTCGTTATGAATTACCTGAAGGAGGGTGACATTGATAAATGTGCAGCATACGTATCATGGGTTTTAAAGGCAACCAAAGGTTACACAATAAAAATAGTTAACCCTGCAGGCACAG is a genomic window of Methanobacterium congolense containing:
- the fwdF gene encoding tungsten-dependent formylmethanofuran dehydrogenase subunit FwdF, with protein sequence METAEMVEGRDISVERTGEEARKLLFKNELCASCGLCEKICPVSAIEVNPTGAMVRTEQESSRIDIDEHKCVLCGMCSCICPFDALDLEIDGKSIKTMDEYPQLIKSADIDEDTCIYCKACETACPQEAITIARELPDRSKLVTGEIEIDKETCINCGVCEEMCPADAITLDYKLPTSDDPTIASDINVDKDKCVYCLVCKKACPVNAIKAACRICSYGEYDIKPEDAEVKGDSFIDDEACVKCGWCEDICPVDAASVTKPFEGKLEHDDETCQGCETCVMVCPCNALSFPQPAESGDKEAKLYMDEKYCIYCGACERSCPVSAIDVTRTKINSTPIRSKSWEKAFESVKN
- a CDS encoding 4Fe-4S binding protein, giving the protein MPIGLVVYRDLCHGCGNCVISCPVNALNSPEVAGGKGPTDDADMIMIVEDGRVNLKHVDLCGKCGTCIETCPVNAIKLEELEEAK
- the fwdD gene encoding tungsten-dependent formylmethanofuran dehydrogenase subunit FwdD; this translates as MRVILNTGRTVWQGQAIESGKDLPMFINAAAICHINHDMMEKLGIKAGDNVKIVSEYGDVVVKAVNTNEELPEGMVYVPMGPWANRVVRPNTDSTATPSFKNIPVELTPTEEPVLDMPTLMKVYGKISNY